From Cellulophaga lytica DSM 7489, a single genomic window includes:
- a CDS encoding helix-turn-helix and ligand-binding sensor domain-containing protein: MKNLTSLILLFFISCYVIVGQNLFPPIHNYKIFDYNAASKNWGLATNKDGELFSANNAGLLHFNGEEWKLNALPSKTTIRSVAAIDDKIYTGSYEEFGFWKKDSLGVLKYTSLTHLIKNHVFTSEEFWQIIPHNNAIVFRSFSKVYVYKNNKITVVKADIIVNNITKHNNQIIVAGGDDGLFYLEGDTLEPLVLKNNISFVNKTVVDMVSIKEGLLIGTKLNGCYLIKNNEINVWGSTINDTLKQHQLNKIMVLNQHSIAFGTIKNGLFLYNNNTKTYKSINREVGLQNNTILAMVAFKNQLWLGLDNGIDHIQLDHPITYYTDFTGVLGTVYDIALYNNKVYLGSNTGLYYVDNDVLHFVKGTQGHVWDIAVVNNELFCGHNTGTFKLNKDGLVKVSNISGGYQIEKIPEDKSSFLQGTYTGIAKYSKDDINQWTVERLKGFNLPVKKLCFEDANTLWVAHPYKGFYKLKLNSTYDSVISSKEYNGKNAPNKYNVKLYNIKNQIVFYSQGEWFKYDPILDKIVTLEEFSSFKNNELLYYNDDHFWFIDNENSKKITYTNFKEDNIIIENQSLKKRIIPEAENIIKVNDSTFYFTLVDGYSQINFNKLNNQLKDNNRLPTPKLVSFTGKQNSYPIHTKNITLPFKDAGNISIKIASSGVMHPKYYYSLDGKDAQFAKLDNGFISFQNLSHGSYTLEVYGVGIDNKKSVPNVINFTIKAPWYLSGPALLIYFLLVIAAIILIRKYNKYKLNLKHNKLKERMQKEQDEKIALLEKEKLAKEVKLKQKELANTTLNIAKKNEIILDLKNLLTQNKDKFPNQQRYKSFMKRLNNSVNNKEDWKRFEMNFKELHSDFFENLLKEYPKLTPKDLKLCAYLKMNLSTKEIAPLMAITVRGVEIHRYRLRKKLNIDSSENISNFLITFK; encoded by the coding sequence ATGAAAAATTTAACCTCGCTTATTTTACTTTTCTTTATTAGTTGCTACGTTATTGTTGGACAAAATCTTTTTCCACCTATACACAACTATAAAATATTTGATTACAACGCTGCTAGTAAAAATTGGGGATTAGCCACTAATAAAGATGGCGAATTATTTTCTGCCAATAATGCTGGTCTTTTACATTTTAATGGAGAAGAATGGAAACTTAACGCCTTACCTAGTAAAACCACCATACGATCTGTTGCTGCTATAGATGATAAAATTTACACCGGTTCATATGAAGAATTTGGATTTTGGAAAAAAGATAGTCTAGGTGTTTTAAAATACACATCATTAACACATCTTATAAAAAACCACGTATTTACTAGTGAAGAGTTTTGGCAAATTATACCTCATAACAATGCAATTGTTTTTAGGTCATTTTCTAAAGTATATGTGTACAAAAACAATAAAATAACGGTAGTTAAAGCAGATATTATTGTTAACAATATTACAAAACACAACAACCAAATTATAGTTGCAGGTGGTGATGATGGTTTGTTTTATTTAGAAGGTGACACCTTAGAACCTCTTGTCTTAAAAAACAACATTTCTTTTGTAAATAAAACTGTAGTAGATATGGTTTCTATTAAAGAAGGTTTGTTAATTGGCACCAAATTAAACGGTTGTTACTTAATTAAAAATAATGAAATTAATGTTTGGGGTAGCACTATTAACGACACATTAAAACAGCATCAGCTTAATAAAATTATGGTGTTAAATCAGCACAGCATTGCTTTTGGCACTATAAAAAACGGACTCTTTTTATACAACAATAACACAAAAACCTATAAAAGCATTAATCGCGAAGTTGGACTACAAAACAACACCATTTTAGCTATGGTTGCTTTTAAAAATCAGCTTTGGTTAGGGTTAGACAATGGTATAGACCACATTCAACTAGACCACCCAATTACATATTACACAGATTTTACTGGTGTTTTAGGTACTGTTTATGACATTGCTTTGTACAACAACAAAGTATACTTAGGATCTAATACTGGTTTGTATTATGTAGATAATGATGTGCTACATTTTGTAAAAGGCACTCAGGGGCACGTTTGGGATATTGCAGTTGTAAACAATGAGCTCTTTTGTGGACATAATACAGGAACATTTAAGTTAAATAAAGATGGCTTGGTTAAGGTTTCTAATATTTCTGGAGGCTATCAAATAGAGAAAATACCTGAGGACAAATCATCCTTTTTACAGGGTACTTATACCGGAATAGCAAAATACAGTAAAGATGATATTAACCAATGGACTGTAGAACGATTAAAAGGCTTTAATTTACCAGTAAAAAAATTGTGTTTTGAAGACGCTAACACACTTTGGGTTGCTCACCCATATAAAGGTTTTTACAAACTAAAATTAAATAGCACCTATGACTCTGTAATTAGCTCCAAAGAATATAACGGAAAAAATGCCCCTAATAAATACAATGTAAAACTCTACAATATTAAAAACCAAATTGTTTTTTACAGTCAGGGAGAGTGGTTTAAATACGATCCTATTTTAGACAAAATTGTAACGTTAGAGGAGTTTAGCTCATTTAAAAATAATGAGTTGTTGTATTATAATGATGATCATTTTTGGTTTATTGACAATGAAAACAGTAAAAAAATTACTTATACCAATTTTAAGGAAGACAATATTATTATTGAAAACCAAAGTTTAAAAAAACGTATAATACCTGAGGCAGAAAATATTATTAAGGTAAACGACTCTACATTTTATTTTACCCTTGTAGATGGTTACAGTCAAATAAACTTTAACAAGTTAAACAATCAGTTAAAAGATAATAATAGGCTACCAACTCCTAAATTAGTGAGTTTTACTGGTAAACAAAACAGTTACCCAATACATACAAAAAACATAACACTGCCTTTTAAAGATGCTGGTAATATTAGTATTAAAATTGCTTCATCTGGCGTTATGCACCCAAAATATTACTATAGTTTAGATGGCAAAGATGCTCAATTTGCTAAATTAGATAATGGTTTTATATCGTTTCAAAACTTAAGTCACGGTAGTTACACTTTAGAGGTTTACGGTGTAGGTATTGACAATAAAAAATCTGTTCCAAATGTCATTAACTTTACTATTAAAGCTCCTTGGTATTTGTCTGGCCCTGCACTTTTAATTTACTTTTTACTTGTAATAGCCGCCATAATACTTATTAGAAAATACAACAAATACAAACTAAACCTTAAGCACAATAAGCTTAAAGAGCGTATGCAAAAAGAGCAAGATGAAAAAATTGCGCTTTTAGAGAAAGAAAAATTAGCAAAAGAAGTAAAGCTTAAACAAAAAGAATTAGCTAATACTACATTAAATATTGCTAAAAAGAATGAAATTATTTTAGACCTAAAAAACCTATTAACTCAAAACAAAGATAAATTTCCTAATCAGCAACGTTATAAATCTTTTATGAAAAGGTTAAACAATTCTGTTAACAACAAAGAAGACTGGAAACGATTTGAAATGAATTTTAAAGAATTGCATAGCGACTTTTTTGAGAATCTTTTAAAAGAATACCCAAAGCTTACTCCTAAAGATTTAAAACTATGTGCTTACCTTAAAATGAACCTATCTACTAAGGAAATTGCACCGCTTATGGCTATTACGGTTAGGGGTGTAGAAATACATCGTTACCGTTTACGAAAAAAATTAAATATAGATAGCTCAGAGAACATATCTAACTTCTTAATCACCTTTAAATAA